A genomic window from Triticum urartu cultivar G1812 chromosome 7, Tu2.1, whole genome shotgun sequence includes:
- the LOC125524812 gene encoding IAA-amino acid hydrolase ILR1-like 7 (The sequence of the model RefSeq protein was modified relative to this genomic sequence to represent the inferred CDS: added 77 bases not found in genome assembly), translated as MSTSMHFPTLLAFVFPIYQFLQGERVHVLEEGILDDVSAIFGLHVDPSLPVGTVVSRPGPFMAASGRFLITVTGKGGHAAMPHNAVDPIVMVSSAIISLQQIVAREIDPLEAAVVSVTFMKGGDAYNVIPESACLGGTFRSLTTEGLSYLKKRIKEIVEAHAVVSRCTATVDFMDEELRPYPATVNNEGMYDHARSVAEAMLGEGHVKMGGPIMAAEDFSFYTQRFPGAFFMIGTRDEAMATAVHPLHSPNFVIDEGVLPLGAAFHAAVAMEYLNKRGTVAN; from the exons CCATGTCCTAGAAGAAGGTATTCTAGATGATGTATCCGCCATTTTTGGTCTGCATGTCGACCCAAGTCTTCCAGTGGGTACCGTCGTCTCCAGGCCAGGGCCATTCATGGCAGCATCGGGACGGTTTTTGATAACGGTCACTGGGAAAGGCGGTCACGCAGCAATGCCACACAATGCTGTCGACCCCATCGTCATGGTATCCTCTGCCATCATCAGCCTCCAACAAATCGTAGCTCGGGAGATCGATCCCCTCGAAGCCGCG GTCGTCTCAGTAACATTCATGAAAGGAGGTGATGCTTACAATGTCATTCCTGAGTCAGCTTGCTTGGGTGGCACCTTCAGGAGCTTGACAACAGAAGGTCTTTCATATCTTAAGAAGAGGATCAAGGAG ATTGTGGAAGCGCACGCCGTCGTGAGCCGCTGCACTGCCACCGTCGACTTCATGGATGAGGAGCTCCGGCCATACCCAGCTACCGTCAATAACGAAGGGATGTACGATCATGCCAGATCAGTGGCAGAGGCTATGCTTGGAGAAGGCCACGTCAAGATGGGTGGCCCAATCATGGCCGCGGAGGATTTCTCCTTCTACACGCAGAGATTCCCAGGGGCATTTTTCATGATAGGAACCCGCGACGAGGCCATGGCAACCGCGGTGCATCCACTCCACTCCCCCAACTTTGTGATCGATGAGGGTGTGCTCCCGTTGGGTGCTGCCTTCCATGCTGCTGTGGCGATGGAGTACTTGAACAAGCGCGGAACCGTGGCAAACTAA
- the LOC125524810 gene encoding sodium/hydrogen exchanger 7-like, with protein sequence MFVFFTGGIVFLTLILNGSTTQFLLHALGMDNLSVTKLRMLNYTRHEILNNTLEAFGDLKDDEELGPADWVTVKKYITGLSNLEDEHAHPHDDNHDHVHTMNLKDGRVRLLNGVQASYWAMLDQGQITQATANILMRSVDEAMDLVSSRPLCDWNSLQSSVYFPSYYRFLSASMLPQSFITYFTVQRLESGCYICATFLRAHRIARRQLQNFLGDSEIAKIVIDESNAGGEEARKFLEEVRCTFPQLLCVLKTRQVTYAVLTHLSENVQNLWKTGLLEEKEMAHLDDAWQTDLKKLKRNPQLVKMPRVGDLLGTHPLVGMLPAAVRAPLLSNKKEKVKGHGAALYMEGSRATGIWIVSIGAVKWRSQRLSSRHSLHPIFPHGSTLGLYEVLTGKSCLCDMITDSLVRCFFIEAEKIDQLRRSDPSVEAFLWQESAAVIAKLLIPRVFEKMTMQETRLLVSTGSTMNLYTKGEDIMLEHNYIGILLEGTLKAENQNSILPPGVLLPSNMDLELLGLESSAMNRMDSCYAADSYQVEAQARVLIFEVGRLFTEANGQRNQPGGSFSAEALQLSVEESTGEEQVIITVDSPNKLPLGDSSAGSSSGVTRGS encoded by the exons ATG TTTGTGTTCTTCACTGGCGGCATCGTGTTTCTGACACTAATATTGAATGGTTCTACCACACAATTTTTGTTGCACGCACTTGGTATGGACAACCTGTCAGTAACAAAG CTTCGCATGTTGAATTATACTAGACATGAAATTCTAAACAATACATTAGAAGCTTTTGGTGATCTCAAAGATGATGAGGAGCTTGGTCCTGCTGACTGGGTTACAGTTAAGAAATATATCACAGGCTTGAGTAACTTGGAAGATGAACATGCACATCCACATGATGACAATCATGATCACGTACATACCATGAATTTAAAGGATGGTCGAGTGCGTCTTTTGAATG GTGTGCAAGCCAGTTACTGGGCAATGCTTGACCAGGGACAGATAACTCAAGCTACAGCAAATATTTTGATGCGATCAGTTGATGAAGCTATGGATCTTGTTTCTAGCCGACCATTATGCGATTGGAACAGTTTGCAGTCCAGTGTCTATTTCCCAAGTTACTATAGGTTCCTTTCTGCAAGCATGTTACCACAAAGTTTTATCACATACTTCACAGTACAAAGATTGGAGTCAGGATGTTACATCTGTGCTACATTTCTTCGTGCTCATAGAATTGCAAGGAGACAACTACAAAATTTTCTTG GTGATAGTGAGATTGCAAAAATTGTTATTGATGAAAGTAATGCTGGGGGAGAGGAAGCTAGGAAGTTCTTGGAAGAAGTTCGCTGTACATTCCCTCAG CTTCTTTGTGTGCTAAAGACTCGACAAGTAACATATGCTGTATTGACACACTTGAGTGAGAATGTTCAAAACCTATGGAAGACTGGGTTACTGGAAGAAAAAGAAATGGCACATCTGGATGATGCTTGGCAG ACAGACCTGAAGAAGCTTAAGAGGAATCCACAATTAGTGAAAATGCCAAGAGTTGGCGATCTTTTAGGCACTCATCCATTAGTCGGCATGCTGCCTGCTGCTGTGCGTGCTCCTTTGTTAAGCAATAAAAAAGAAAAAGTAAAAGGGCATGGTGCAGCCCTATATATGGAAGGCTCAAGAGCAACTGGTATATGGATTGTTTCGATCGGAGCAGTAAAG TGGAGAAGTCAGAGGCTAAGCAGCAGGCATTCTTTGCACCCAATTTTCCCACATGGAAGCACTTTGGGTCTATACGAGGTGCTAACAGGAAAGTCTTGTCTCTGTGACATGATTACAGATTCTCTCGTGCGCTGTTTCTTTATTGAAGctgaaaagatagatcaattgcgtCGGTCAGATCCTTCTGTTGAGGCTTTTCTGTGGCAG GAAAGTGCTGCAGTCATTGCTAAGCTCTTGATCCCACGTGTGTTCGAGAAAATGACAATGCAAGAGACGCGGCTTCTCGTCAGCACAGGAT CTACTATGAACTTGTACACCAAGGGTGAAGACATCATGCTCGAGCATAATTACATCGGCATCTTACTAGAAGGAACTTTGAAGGCGGAGAACCAAAACAGCATCTTACCTCCAGGAGTGCTGCTGCCATCAAACATGGACCTGGAGTTACTTGGTCTGGAGTCTTCAG CTATGAACCGTATGGACAGTTGCTACGCAGCAGACAGCTATCAGGTGGAAGCCCAAGCTAGAGTTCTCATCTTCGAAGTAGGGAGGCTGTTCACGGAGGCCAATGGGCAGAGGAACCAGCCGGGTGGTAGCTTCTCTGCTGAAGCCTTGCAGCTCAGCGTGGAAGAATCCACTGGAGAAGAACAAGTCATCATTACCGTCGACTCTCCGAACAAGCTGCCCTTGGGTGATTCATCAGCTGGCTCATCATCTGGCGTGACGCGAGGCAGCTGA
- the LOC125524811 gene encoding uncharacterized protein LOC125524811, translating to MAVTKARKAIKRSTRATADAGAGASSSLSMAPPPRPIGANELKQPPLLPPGVYFNPTKADRMGFLNRWIAGDDKMPDARGFILHADMYDNDPYALQRLHPPASAREGKHTWWFLGESKFQSPCSATENKRADRSVRTGGFWRVEQSKEELREEGGRKNCFGFYCVPMKRKTPWLMQEFTSDRDRGDGRRGVPALHKLYVTPRATKEGRREVYGEDGLTARNKKPVPADYFAAAAALMPPGSVRGLRQEHVEPPRPQASELLPSPPPLLDYGDDDDGQYFMDDIMSSVGPLHYDDGEKGQNSMGPANVLGQYQQQQDEDGPEDNFSISMDQLMRILDKPAETTVEGGEPAWDSLPDIVDHDEFVKFNKDA from the coding sequence ATGGCCGTCACGAAAGCGAGGAAAGCAATCAAGAGATCAACTCGCGCCACCGCCGACGCCGGAGCCGGAGCCAGCAGCTCCCTGTCCATGGCGCCTCCGCCCAGGCCCATCGGGGCGAACGAACTCAAGCAGCCGCCGCTGCTGCCTCCCGGCGTTTACTTCAACCCGACGAAGGCGGACAGGATGGGATTCCTCAACCGGTGGATCGCCGGCGACGACAAGATGCCCGACGCGCGGGGGTTCATCCTCCACGCCGACATGTACGACAACGACCCCTACGCGCTGCAGCGGCTGCACCCGCCGGCCAGCGCCCGCGAGGGCAAGCACACGTGGTGGTTCCTCGGCGAGAGCAAGTTCCAGAGCCCGTGCAGCGCGACAGAGAACAAGCGCGCCGACCGCAGCGTCCGGACCGGCGGGTTCTGGCGGGTGGAGCAGAGCAAGGAGGAGCTTCGCGAAGAGGGCGGGCGCAAGAACTGCTTCGGGTTCTACTGCGTCCCGATGAAGCGCAAGACGCCGTGGCTCATGCAGGAGTTCACCAGCGACAGGGACAGGGGCGACGGCAGGAGGGGCGTGCCCGCGCTCCACAAGCTCTACGTCACACCGCGCGCCACCAAAGAGGGCCGGAGGGAAGTCTACGGGGAGGACGGCCTGACGGCGAGGAACAAGAAGCCTGTCCCGGCAGACTatttcgccgccgccgccgcgctgaTGCCGCCGGGGAGTGTCCGTGGTCTCCGGCAAGAACACGTTGAGCCGCCACGGCCACAGGCGTCGGAGCTGCTGCCTTCGCCCCCGCCCCTTCTTGATTacggcgacgacgacgatggcCAATACTTCATGGATGACATAATGTCGTCGGTGGGTCCTCTTCACTACGACGATGGCGAGAAGGGGCAGAACTCCATGGGGCCAGCCAACGTTCTTGGTCAGTACCAGCAGCAGCAAGATGAGGACGGGCCTGAGGATAATTTCAGCATCTCAATGGACCAACTCATGAGAATACTTGACAAGCCAGCGGAGACGACGGTCGAGGGGGGAGAACCGGCGTGGGACTCGTTGCCGGATATCGTTGATCATGATGAGTTCGTGAAATTCAACAAGGATGCTTAG